One Paralichthys olivaceus isolate ysfri-2021 chromosome 21, ASM2471397v2, whole genome shotgun sequence genomic window carries:
- the tmem130 gene encoding transmembrane protein 130, which translates to MKRTNAFWILMLLLLVLLGVAETTDPLSDLENTAGKLVFYQTEGNATYVRDMGDLASDVPTETMFELFDPQRNFSTSKFTYTWDLGNGEVIQGTEPVVRYHYPESGNYTLRLKVVNMTKYAPAITGVYSTEVQVLDAIKNIELKSPSDYEMSQDSSLAVHVDGSPPMWVCWRFLPYCVPDLGGCTLTMLYENTLRLNHTFTSAGVHCLDISVRNEISKLQTSFSLYVKRNNNPHLFFMLSCAAVLIATFSFIAVIACRKRTQIPASSHAVYLKNPESDDQSAILFKFSKMERGEKEPLLLQYGTQRFS; encoded by the exons ATGAAAAG AACAAATGCCTTCTGGATCTTGATGCTTCTTCTCCTGGTGCTCCTGGGTGTGGCAGAGACTACAGACCCTTTGTCAGATTTGG AAAATACTGCTGGGAAGCTGGTTTTCTATCAGACAGAGGGAAATGCCACCTATGTGAGAGACATGGGAGATCTGGCATCAGATGTTCCCACAGAGACCATGTTTGAACTCTTTGATCCACAGAGGAATTTCAGCACATCTAAATTCACCTATACGTGGGATTTAGGCAACGG AGAAGTGATCCAGGGGACAGAGCCGGTTGTCCGTTACCATTACCCAGAATCAGGGAACTACACACTGCGGCTGAAAGTGGTCAATATGACCAAATACGCTCCCGCGATCACTGGGGTCTACTCCACAGAAGTTCAAGTGCTCG ATGCCATCAAAAACATCGAGCTGAAGAGCCCTTCAGATTACGAGATGTCTCAGGACTCCAGTTTGGCTGTTCATGTCGATGGAAG tccTCCGATGTGGGTGTGCTGGCGCTTCCTGCCCTACTGTGTGCCGGACCTGGGGGGCTGCACACTGACCATGCTGTATGAAAACACCCTGAGGCTGAACCACACCTTCACCTCGGCCGGCGTCCACTGCCTGGATATTAGTGTCCGCAATGAAATCAGCAAACTGCAGACCTCCTTCAGTCTCTATGTCAAGAGAAACA ACAACCCTCACCTCTTCTTCATGCTGTCATGTGCTGCTGTTCTCATCGCCACTTTCTCCTTCATCGCAGTCATCGCCTGCCGCAAGAGAACACAG ATTCCTGCGTCCAGTCACGCTGTATACCTGAAGAATCCAGAGTCAGACGACCAGAGCGCGATTCTCTTTAAATTCTccaagatggagagaggagagaaagagccGCTGCTCCTGCAGTATGGGACTCAACGCTTCTCCTAA